From Schizosaccharomyces pombe strain 972h- genome assembly, chromosome: II, the proteins below share one genomic window:
- a CDS encoding phosphoprotein phosphatase has translation MSNKSAWQPQFDEIHSSVQEAEGFLQSSNDVQKAIDEVHYPDSLNDLSEISKNLYISSWKTASELVSTSDKGIDYTLSAMSINPNLSVPEQQHLWLQIEDSSSQNILQYFEKSNKFIAFALSKNAKVLVHCFAGISRSVTLVAAYLMKENNWNTEEALSHINERRSGISPNANFLRQLRVYFECNYQLDRSLRPYRQWLFRRYGDFAVLNTRVPSEVAYAETVRARAGQLELRCKKCRFVLASSDYLVSHEPKDENNYSHTRCTHYFLEPIRWMQPELELGNLEGRFDCPKCNSKIGSYKWQGLQCSCLQWVCPALSILQSRVDAVRKLG, from the coding sequence ATGAGCAACAAAAGTGCATGGCAACCTCAGTTTGATGAAATTCACTCATCCGTTCAAGAAGCAGAAGGGTTTTTACAGTCTAGCAACGATGTACAGAAAGCTATAGACGAGGTGCATTATCCTGACAGCCTCAATGACTTGTCggaaatatcaaaaaatttgtatattaGTAGTTGGAAAACGGCGTCAGAGCTAGTGTCTACTTCAGACAAAGGGATCGATTATACATTAAGCGCTATGAGTATTAATCCCAATTTGTCGGTTCCTGAACAACAACACCTTTGGTTGCAAATTGAAGACTCTAGTTCTCAAAATATTCTGCAATACTTCGAAAAGtcaaataaattcatcGCTTTTGCACTATCTAAAAATGCCAAAGTTTTGGTTCACTGCTTTGCGGGCATATCAAGGTCCGTAACCTTAGTGGCTGCATACTTGATGAAGGAAAACAATTGGAATACTGAGGAAGCACTCTCCCATATTAATGAAAGGCGCTCTGGAATATCTCCTAATGCTAATTTTCTTCGTCAACTTCGCGTATACTTTGAGTGTAATTACCAACTTGATCGAAGTTTGCGCCCATACCGCCAATGGCTGTTCAGAAGATATGGTGATTTCGCGGTGTTGAATACTAGGGTACCATCTGAAGTCGCTTACGCTGAGACTGTCCGTGCCCGTGCAGGACAATTAGAGCTTCGCTGTAAAAAATGTCGGTTTGTCCTTGCCAGCTCTGATTATCTGGTATCGCATGAACCGaaagatgaaaataattattcTCATACAAGATGTACTCATTACTTTTTGGAACCTATTCGCTGGATGCAGCCAGAATTGGAGTTGGGAAATTTGGAAGGTCGATTTGATTGTCCAAAATGCAATTCTAAAATTGGTTCTTATAAATGGCAAGGTTTACAATGCAGTTGTCTTCAATGGGTTTGTCCAGCTTTAAGTATTTTACAGTCGCGTGTAGACGCTGTTAGGAAACTcggttga
- a CDS encoding deoxyribonuclease Tat-D has protein sequence MASIRQAFVKSLRFYDIGYNATDPVFRGIYHEKLKHPDDFDSIISRAKAVGVEKMMITGDNVENSEEALNLATNYECFTSTVGVHPCQAQCFLRHSEGPEDYLVKLEALANKGKASGKVVAFGEFGLDYDRLHYAPADVQKMYFEEQLKVAVRVQLPLFLHSRNAENDFFAILEKYLPELPKKGVVHSFTGSIDEMRRCIEHGLYVGVNGCSLKTEENLEVVRAIPLEKMLLETDAPWCEVRPSHAGHQFLKTKLPFDSCKKERFKEGCMIRGRNEPCNTYIVAEIVAALKDISLEELSEQIWENSINLLSK, from the exons ATGGCATCAATTAGGCAAGCATTTGTAAAAAG TTTGCGATTTTATGACATTGGATACAACGCAACAGATCCTGTTTTTCGAGGTATTTATCATGAAAAACTAAAACATCCTGATGATTTTGATTCCATAATTTCTCGAGCGAAAGCTGTGGGAgtagaaaaaatgatgattaCCGGCGACAATGTCGAAAACTCTGAAGAAGCCCTGAATTTAGCTACAAACTATG AATGTTTCACTAGTACCGTGGGCGTGCATCCATGTCAGGCACAATGCTTTCTAAGGCACTCTGAGGGTCCTGAAGATTATCTAGTAAAACTAGAAGCATTGGCTAATAAGGGCAAAGCTTCAGGAAAAGTAGTTGCTTTTGGTGAATTTGGTCTTGATTATGATAGATTACATTATGCGCCTGCTGATGTTCAAAAGAT GTATTTTGAAGAACAATTAAAAGTTGCTGTTCGAGTCCAGTTACCACTTTTTCTGCATTCTAGAAATGCTgagaatgatttttttgctatCCTAGAAAAGTATCTTCCAGAATTACCCAAAAAAGGAGTAGTACATTCTTTTACAGGGAGTATAGATGAGATGAGGCGTTGTATTGAACACGGCTTGTACGTTGGAGTTAACGGTTGTTCCTTAAAAACGGAAGAAAATCTTGAGGTGGTTCGAGCAATTCCtcttgaaaaaatgcttttggAGACAG ATGCCCCATGGTGTGAAGTACGACCATCTCATGCAGGACAtcagtttttgaaaacaaaattgcCATTTGATTCatgtaaaaaagaaaggtttAAGGAGGGATGCATGATTCGTGGGAGAAATGAACCCTGTAACACTTATATAGTCGCAGAGATTGTAGCGGCGCTGAAAGATATATCGTTAGAAGAATTATCAGAACAAATTTGGGAAAACAGTATTAATCTTTTATCTAAATAG
- the pfa5 gene encoding palmitoyltransferase Pfa5, translating into MSTNLEEKQRRFSKLQKTLGVVFPAAILLSTGYTVWVFIALICVDSNIKIRNGYRNLGGGIVLIIFFFITSGLAYFSYFRVLFSSPSFCGNTLYTYYGFDNPIFLCGPNGAPRMCGTCKCWLPDRSHHSRVSMRCIRKFDHYCSFVGKDVCFSNQKFFYQFLFYGFSAACMVLISTAIMISRTYHYRSLPGTWIFVLVFSAFGVLFLGVMLVRHTGYLLLNINSHEAKNWKTRIYSFSVFFPEHMDSRVLVQSDPGDLPWDRGYSENWRAVMGDHWYNWILPLRRSPGDGEHFLYSPSFVSKMQSKALSMNS; encoded by the exons ATGTCTACAAATTTAGAAGAGAAACAGAGGAGATTTTCTAAGCTTCAAAAGACTTTGGGTGTTGTTTTCCCAGCTGCAATTCTGCTTTCAACTGGCTACACAGTTTGGGTATTTATAGCCCTAATATGCG TTGATTCCAATATCAAGATTCGCAATGGCTACCGAAACCTAGGAGGAGGAA TTGtacttattattttttttttcataactTCCGGGTTGGCGTATTTTTCATACTTCAGggttttgttttcaagtCCTTCATTTTGCGGTAATACTT TATACACCTATTATGGGTTCGAtaatccaatttttttatgtggACCTAATGGTGCCCCCCGAATGTGTGGAACTTGCAAATGTTGGCTGCCCGATCGATCCCATCACAGTAGAGTCAGCATGAGATgtattagaaaatttgaTCATTATTGTTCTTT CGTTGGCAAAGATGTTTGTTTTTCCAaccaaaaattcttttaccaatttctattttatgGATTTTCTGCCGCCTGTATGGTTTTGATTAGTACGGCAATCATGATATCGAGAACATATCATTATCGTAGTCTTCCAGGGACTTGGATTTTCGTTCTTGTGTT TTCCGCCTTTggagttttatttttgggtGTAATGTTGGTAAGACACACGGGatatcttttattaaatataaacagCCATGAGGCTAAAAACTGGAAGACACGGATCTACTCCTTCAGTGTCTTTTTCCCCGAGCACATGGACTCTAGGGTTTTAGTTCAAAGTGATCCAGGTGATTTACCATGGGATCGAGGCTATTCTGAGAATTGGAGAGCAGTAATGGGAGATCATTGGTATAATTGGATTTTGCCGCTTCGTAGATCACCAGGTGACGGTGagcattttttgtatagTCCAAGTTTTGTCAGCAAAATGCAATCAAAAGCTTTATCAATGaattcttaa
- the pas4 gene encoding peroxin pas4, whose amino-acid sequence MHLSAHIDPLQIILCTEIDEACIQFIKSQIEGIARACGPRMQANFEGVLIPYVDVLGKFLYRACCLRYATMGEEAARIVLAKQDRSKGLVLATTGERMTSLIFSLVIDLVGVHVNKLLKQASYSSSFKLPFGLRNLLPEAVISKEKHLVYILNSFKPILLKLVSIIRFLCLTMKGHCATVSQLLLGLKYISLDEINPEEKKKVLTLLLLLGSRLIASILQHSNSYFDQHTISSITDERDLEDKNKLPFIPEGNRKCSLCMEFIHCPAATECGHIFCWSCINGWTSKKSECPLCRAFSSPSKIILLR is encoded by the exons ATGCACTTGTCAGCACACATTGATCCTTTACAGATAA TCCTATGTACGGAGATTGATGAAGCATGCAttcaattcattaaatcTCAGATAGAGGGTATAGCCCGTGCTTGCGGTCCTCGTATGCAAGCAAATTTTGAGGGGGTTTTAATTCCATATGTAGATGTTTTAGGGAAATTCCTTTACAGAGCATGTTGCTTGCGGTATGCTACAATGGGCGAGGAAGCAGCTCGAATTGTTTTAGCTAAGCAGGATCGATCGAAAGGACTGGTTCTTGCTACTACTGGAGAAAGGATGACTTCGTTGATATTCTCATTAGTCATTGACTTAGTAGGCGTACATGTCAACAAGCTTTTGAAACAAGCTTCTTATTCTTCTAGCTTTAAATTACCTTTTGGGCTACGAAATTTATTACCTGAAGCCGTAATTTCGAAGGAAAAACATTTAGTTTACATTCTAAATTCCTTTAAaccaattcttttaaaacttgTTTCAATTATTCGCTTTTTGTGCCTTACAATGAAAGGGCACTGTGCAACAGTTTCTCAATTGCTTTTAGGTcttaaatatatatctcttgatgaaataaatccagaggaaaagaaaaaagttttaacCCTATTACTATTGCTTGGTAGTCGGTTGATTGCTTCAATTCTTCAACATTCTAATTCCTATTTTGACCAACACACTATCTCTTCAATTACTGATGAACGGGACCTTGaggataaaaataaattaccGTTTATCCCTGAGGGCAATAGGAAGTGCTCGCTTTGTATGGAATTCATTCATTGTCCTGCAGCAACTGAGTGTGgtcatattttttgctgGTCATGTATTAATGGTTGGACATCCAAAAAATCTGAATGCCCTTTGTGCCGCGCATTTTCTTCTCCctcaaaaatcattttactCCGGTAG
- the pgr1 gene encoding mitochondrial glutathione reductase Pgr1: protein MAPISKVFDYLVIGGGSGGLASARRAAKHGAKVALIEASGRLGGTCVNYGCVPKKIMWNIADLVAKMKTAKQNGFPNSQLGSFDWGMIKRKRDAYIGRLNGIYERNVNKDGVAYISGHASFVSPTEVAVDMNDGSGTQVFSAKYILIAVGGHPIWPSHIPGAEYGIDSDGFFELESQPKRVAIVGAGYIAVELAGVFAALGTETHMFIRQSKFLRKFDPIISDGIMDHFQHIGINVHTNSLEFKKVEKLPSGELCIHQQDGSTFNVDTLLWAIGRAPKIQGLRLEKAGVKTLPNGIIIADTYQRTNVPTVLSLGDVCGKLELTPVAIAAGRRLSDRLFGGIKDAHLDYEEVPSVVFAHPEAGTIGLTEQEAIDKYGESQIKVYNTKFNGLNYSMVEQEDKVPTTYKLVCAGPLQKVVGLHLVGDFSAEILQGFGVAIKMGATKSDFDSCVAIHPTSAEELVTLV from the exons ATGGCACCTATTTCAAAGGTCTTTGATTACCTGGTAATTGGTGgtggaagtg GCGGTTTGGCTTCGGCTCGTCGTGCTGCCAAACATGGAGCCAAGGTTGCTTTAATTGAGGCATCTGGGCGCCTTGGAGGCACATGTGTAAATTATGGATGTGTACCCAAAAAGATTATGTGGAATATTGCTGATCTCGTCGCAAAGATGAAAACAGCAAAGCAAAATGGATTCCCTAACAGTCAGTTAGGTAGTTTTGACTGGGGAATGATTAAACGTAAACGTGATGCATACATTGGACGTCTCAATGGAATTTATGAAAGAAATGTTAATAAGGATGGTGTGGCTTATATTTCTGGTCACGCTAGCTTTGTATCACCTACTGAGGTTGCTGTCGATATGAATGATGGTTCGGGAACTCAGGTTTTCAGCGCAAAATATATCCTTATAGCTGTTGGTGGTCATCCTATTTGGCCTTCGCATATTCCAGGAGCGGAATATGGTATAGATAGTGACGGGTTCTTTGAGCTTGAAAGCCAACCTAAGCGCGTTGCTATCGTTGGTGCTGGTTATATTGCCGTTGAACTTGCTGGTGTATTTGCTGCTCTAGGAACAGAGACTCATATGTTTATTCGccaaagcaaatttttacGTAAATTCGATCCTATTATCAGTGATGGAATTATGGATCATTTCCAACATATTGGCATCAATGTCCATACGAACTCTTTAGAATTCAAAAAGGTTGAGAAGCTTCCTTCTGGCGAATTGTGTATTCATCAACAAGATGGATCTACCTTTAATGTTGATACCCTACTTTGGGCAATTGGTCGTGCCCCTAAAATCCAAGGTTTGCGTTTAGAAAAGGCAGGTGTTAAGACACTCCCTAATGGTATCATTATTGCTGATACATATCAACGCACTAACGTTCCCACTGTCCTTTCCTTAGGTGACGTTTGTGGTAAATTAGAATTGACCCCCGTTGCTATTGCTGCTGGTCGTCGTTTGTCTGATAGGCTTTTTGGAGGCATTAAGGATGCTCATTTGGATTACGAGGAAGTTCCCTCTGTTGTTTTCGCTCATCCTGAAGCTGGAACTATAGGTCTTACAGAACAGGAAGCCATCGACAAGTACGGTGAAAGTCAAATTAAGGTATACAACACTAAATTCAACGGTCTTAATTACTCAATGGTTGAGCAAGAAGACAAGGTCCCCACTACTTACAAGTTAGTTTGTGCCGGTCCTCTTCAAAAAGTGGTTGGCCTACATTTAGTTGGAGATTTTTCTGCTGAAATTTTGCAGGGCTTTGGTGTAGCCATAAAGATGGGTGCAACAAAATCAGATTTTGATAGTTGTGTTGCCATTCATCCTACTTCTGCTGAAGAACTAGTTACTTtagtttaa
- a CDS encoding J domain-containing protein (DNAJ/DUF1977, human DNAJB12 homolog, Hsp70 co-chaperone) translates to MESSREEALRCIGLARKYLNAGEYDKALKFANKSLRIHATTEGEDFVKQIEKQKLTGSPNPQATPKQENKSNFFSEKQSVRENGNSSAGEKKQKWTSEQHLLVQKIIKYKNHQYYEILDLKKTCTDTEIKKSYKKLALQLHPDKNHAPSADEAFKMVSKAFQVLSDPNLRAHYDRTGMDPESRASAASSSFSSNAGGHPGFSAYPQANMSPEDLFNSFFGDQFFSGPGTFFFGGGPGIRVHQFGGRPRNFARRQQAQDMPPKSIFYQLLPLIVVILFAFLSNFSWSDSTSVNTRYSFQQNYKYTVPRTTAKHNIPYYMSQKDLDKLSSRDIRRLNEKVEHTYTQNVHNACLREQQIKEDEIRRAQGWFFPDKEALKKAKELRLPNCEELNRLGYRTYSNSYYF, encoded by the exons ATGGAATCTAGTAGAGAAGAAGCCCTTAG ATGCATTGGACTTGCAAGAAAGTATTTAAATGCCGGAGAATATGATAAGgctttaaaatttgctaATAAATCTTTGCGAATTCATGCTACCACTGAGGGCGAAGATTTTGTGAAACAAatagaaaagcaaaagcttACAGGTTCTCCAAATCCTCAGGCAACTCCTAAGCAAGAAAACAAGagtaactttttttctgaaaaaCAGTCGGTGCGGGAAAATGGGAATAGCTCTGCTGGTGAAAAGAAACAGAAGTGGACAAGCGAACAACATTTGTTGGTCCAGAAAATCATAAAGTACAAAAATCACCAGTACTATGAAATATtggatttaaagaaaacctGCACTGATACAGAAATCAAAAAGtcttataaaaaattagcaTTACAGCTCCATCCAGACAAAAATCACGCACCTAGTGCTGACGAAGCATTTAAAA TGGTTTCAAAAGCCTTTCAGGTTTTATCAGACCCTAATCTACGAGCACACTACGACCGTACAGGAATGGATCCTGAATCTCGCGCCTCTGCTGCGAGCAGCTCTTTTAGTAGTAACGCAGGAGGCCATCCTGGATTTTCTGCTTATCCTCAAGCGAATATGTCTCCCGAAGATTTGttcaattctttctttGGTGACCAGTTCTTTTCAGGTCCAGGAACATTTTTCTTCGGTGGTGGACCTGGCATTCGAGTTCATCAGTTTGGCGGCCGTCCAAGGAATTTTGCACGTCGTCAGCAGGCCCAGGACATGCCCCCAAAGAGCATATTTTATCAGTTGCTACCTTTGATAGTGGTAATCCTTTTTGCCTTTTTGTCCAACTTTAGTTGGTCAGATAGTACGTCGGTTAATACGCGCTATTCATTTCAACAAAACTATAAATACACTGTTCCTCGTACTACTGCCAAGCATAACATTCCATACTATATGAGCCAAAAGGATTTGGATAAGCTAAGTTCAAGAGATATAAGAAGACTCAACGAAAAAGTCGAGCATACGTATACTCAAAACGTCCATAATGCTTGTTTGCGCGAGCAACAAATTAAAGAAGACGAAATTCGAAGAGCTCAAGGATGGTTCTTTCCTGATAAAGAGGCACTGAAGAAGGCTAAAGAATTGCGTTTACCTAATTGCGAAGAATTAAACCGCCTTGGCTATCGAACTTATTCAAAcagttattatttttaa
- the aim22 gene encoding lipoate-protein ligase A produces the protein MLEAVTNPKSSLATFSKQLNGLLQAKVVVCKSVNPYFNLALENYLYENSTAKHCLLLYTNSPSVIIGRNQNPWVEANVKLCRDNFVNIIRRKSGGGTVFHDFGNLNYSVLMNREEFSHTENASIMIQALRNLGVHARLNQRHDIVLAQSQRKISGSAYKISRNRCYHHGTMLLNSDLEGVREYLRSPSTGILSKGVSSTRSPVSNTKLLKAEFIKQVISCFLLHKSHSTTTKPLSKPRASSKRLYDIEPKSVITLEQNDLLGVPSILKAVNELQSWEWTFGQTPSFKQHLESTELSVSMDISVVHGRLEKVIFSTPNATLEHELSSIPWTGLCYESGFANTFLISGIHSKEAISILKWISDSI, from the coding sequence ATGCTAGAAGCTGTTACAAACCCTAAATCATCTCTAGCAaccttttcaaaacaattgaaTGGCTTACTACAAGCAAAGGTGGTAGTTTGCAAATCAGTCAATccatattttaatttagcaCTTGAAAATTATCTTTATGAGAATAGTACGGCTAAGCATTGTCTACTACTTTATACAAATTCTCCTAGTGTTATAATTGGGAGAAACCAAAATCCTTGGGTAGAAGCTAATGTGAAATTGTGTAGAGacaattttgtaaacatcATTCGTCGAAAGTCTGGAGGCGGAACTGTTTTCCATGACTTTggaaatttaaattatagcGTTTTGATGAACAGAGAGGAATTTTCGCATACTGAAAATGCGTCTATTATGATTCAGGCTTTACGAAATCTCGGTGTTCACGCACGGCTAAACCAGCGACATGATATTGTACTTGCTCAAAGCCAGAGGAAAATTAGTGGTTCAGCTTATAAAATCAGTAGAAACAGATGTTATCACCATGGAACGATGTTGTTGAATTCTGACCTCGAAGGTGTTCGCGAATATTTGAGAAGTCCATCAACCGGCATACTTTCCAAAGGTGTTTCAAGTACTCGATCTCCTGTATCGAACACCAAGTTATTGAAAGCTGAATTTATAAAGCAGGTTATTTCTTGCTTTTTGCTTCACAAATCTCATTCTACTACAACCAAACCTTTATCTAAACCACGTGCTTCAAGTAAAAGATTGTACGATATTGAGCCAAAGTCAGTCATCACGCTCGAGcaaaatgatttattaGGTGTTCCTTCTATTCTAAAAGCAGTTAATGAGCTACAATCCTGGGAATGGACCTTTGGTCAAACACCGTCCTTTAAGCAACATCTAGAATCGACAGAGCTTTCAGTCAGTATGGATATTTCAGTTGTTCACGGAAGATTAGAAAAAGTTATATTTTCAACTCCCAATGCTACCCTTGAGCACGAACTATCATCCATTCCATGGACTGGTTTATGTTACGAATCAGGATTTGCTAACACTTTTCTAATTAGTGGAATACACAGCAAAGAAGCAATTTCCATTTTGAAATGGATTTCTGACTCTATTTAG
- the drp1 gene encoding RINT1 family protein, with product MMSQQLIDFIDSRTRHPYKSDEVEKFQQEVNELQLPDPNSLPILSEEEKRQAREDAAFRRSSEGLEDAWLDSAIPADPTPIFRDTVELLCVYQSFVKKSASLDTVANFLDFSTDFSTLSTKKDETEIAPDCLHYIAELLFQKKEREVKEKWKNELTEKLKTLFNWPAINPNLKESSKFESFFGFVRSIQSFKDSETGLPLFMQVYITPYVNQFRYHFMSQKQTNVLSKPEWFFEFLLKVFRSNRSFYMLMRDIKFFPGVPPFFTFINLLNNVAKEKLTHIIKYDDYLVHLVHETLQYSVRLEQHFHYTQDPLIIFLFEQNGTYDKWLGLETQLSLTKLEDIKIASDAWELESDQSDDFSSAVPTKMTVRFRDMIETTFSVLQNLPSLDYQFNFWRSVQLKPMMQYVNWLEAFYESHESSSSIHLPGSLQTDKSKFDIAEVERMCKLYSNFKLLMDWLDDIEDEDVYIRIGHKMGSENYAAFYQVKPRLSTLTNGSFRMILRAVSQTLRPLLDNYSDLDTWVIKEQLPGAALLSTSVSAEIVGFQSRLKEIIALLQKLLIGSSQCEAIYQIGTLVESWMIKIVMTHQFSVRGGVQFAMDAMQIVLEFSDYPLLKFERLMSTVELLSLESGENKLIKKLIIEINQKNYDFIDEFFKTKEITLSYEDALGVLYRRVDAWKD from the coding sequence ATGATGTCCCAACagttaattgattttattgattCAAGAACACGGCATCCTTATAAGTCAGATGAAGTAGAGAAATTTCAACAAGAAGTCAATGAGCTTCAGCTTCCGGATCCTAACTCACTTCCTATTTTAAgcgaagaagaaaagaggCAGGCTCGCGAAGATGCCGCATTTCGAAGGTCTAGTGAAGGGCTTGAAGACGCATGGTTAGATTCAGCAATACCTGCCGACCCGACGCCTATTTTCCGAGACACAGTTGAGTTATTATGCGTATATCAATCCTTTGTCAAAAAATCGGCTTCTCTCGATACTGTTGCAAATTTCTTAGACTTTTCTACCGATTTTTCGACATTGTCAACGAAGAAAGATGAGACAGAAATTGCACCTGATTGTTTACATTACATAGCCGAATTACTTTTtcagaaaaaggaaagagaagtgaaagaaaaatggaAGAACGAGCTCACCGAAAAACTTAAGACATTATTTAATTGGCCTGCTATTAACCCTAACTTGAAGGAAtcatcaaaatttgaaagtttttttggttttgtcCGATCCATTCAATCGTTTAAAGATTCTGAAACAGGTCTTCCATTATTTATGCAGGTGTACATTACCCCCTATGTAAACCAGTTTCGTTACCACTTTATGTCTCAGAAGCAAACAAATGTATTGTCAAAACCAGAATGGTTTTTTGAGTTCTTACTAAAAGTTTTTCGCTCTAATCGTAGTTTCTACATGCTTATGCGtgatataaaattttttcccgGCGTCCctccattttttacatttatcaATTTGCTAAACAACGTTgcaaaggaaaaattaaCGCATATAATAAAGTATGATGATTATTTAGTTCATTTAGTTCACGAAACCCTACAATACTCTGTGCGGTTGGAGcaacattttcattatacCCAAGACcctttaattatttttctttttgagcAAAACGGAACTTATGATAAATGGTTGGGTTTAGAGACTCAATTGAGCCTCACAAAGTTGGaagatataaaaattgCATCAGATGCTTGGGAGCTGGAAAGCGATCAGTCTGATGATTTCAGCTCAGCGGTCCCCACGAAAATGACTGTACGATTTCGAGACATGATTGAGACGACGTTTTCCGtgcttcaaaatttaccaTCTCTTGATtatcaatttaatttttggcGATCTGTTCAGTTAAAGCCTATGATGCAGTATGTTAATTGGTTGGAAGCCTTTTATGAATCTCATGAAAGTTCATCATCTATTCATTTACCTGGTAGTCTGCAGACAGACAAATCCAAGTTTGATATTGCTGAAGTTGAACGGATGTGTAAACTTTACAGTAACTTCAAGTTACTCATGGATTGGCTTGATGATATTGAAGATGAGGATGTCTACATTCGTATAGGACATAAAATGGGATCAGAAAACTATGCGGCTTTTTATCAAGTCAAACCTAGATTATCTACTTTAACAAATGGATCTTTTCGCATGATTTTACGTGCAGTTTCGCAAACGTTAAGGCCGTTACTTGACAACTATTCTGACCTTGATACATGGGTAATTAAGGAACAACTTCCTGGTGCTGCTCTATTATCAACATCGGTTTCTGCAGAAATTGTAGGATTTCAGTCCAGGctaaaagaaatcattgcACTGCtccaaaagcttttgattGGCTCTTCTCAATGCGAAGCTATATATCAGATTGGAACGTTAGTTGAAAGTTGGATGATAAAAATTGTTATGACCCACCAGTTCAGTGTGAGAGGAGGTGTACAATTTGCAATGGATGCAATGCAGATTGTACTAGAATTTTCAGACTATCCTTTGCTGAAATTCGAGCGATTAATGTCAACTGTTGAGCTACTATCTCTGGAATCGGGAGAAAATAagcttattaaaaaactaatTATCGAgattaatcaaaaaaattatgacTTCAtagatgaattttttaaaacaaaggaAATTACGCTTTCCTACGAGGACGCACTTGGCGTTTTATATCGGCGAGTTGATGCATGGAAGgattaa